Genomic DNA from Nocardioides aquaticus:
GCCACCGAGGTACGCCGCAAGGTCGGGCGCGTCGAACGAGCACGTGACCGCCGTGCCGTCGAGCAGGTGCATGAGACCGATGAGAAGCTCGAGCGGGGTCGCTCGCTAGTCCGGGTCTCATCGGCCTTGGCCATCACCGTCCCGGCCGCATGGAACGCCCAGGACTATGGCCGTCGCCTGGACGCCTCCGTGCGCCTGTGCGGCTTCACGCCGCTGCCCCTCGACGGCGCCCACGATGCTGCCTTCGCGGCTGCCGTGATCCCCCTCGGGACTGGGCTGCCCAAGAAGCGCCGGAGCTAGCGATGGCCAGGCGACGTACGACCTCGCGGTCCGTCGACCACCTGCTCACGGACTTCGGCTCTCGTCTGCCGCGCAAGGACGCCGAGCCGCCGGAGCCGCCAGCCGACAAGCCCTTTCCGCGGGTCATCCGACACCGCGGAGTACGCAGGGCCGGTCACGGCTGGGCGCCGACCCTCCCACCCCTGGCGGGCTATCAGACCACCTCGGAACAGGCCCCCGTCATGTGGCCGCTCATCGCCGGCGACGGCTTACCGCCGACCGGAGCCCCGATGGGGTTCAACGTCCTCTCCGGTGGGTCTTTCTACTGCGACCCGATGGGGTGGATCAACGACGACACCATCCCGGTGACCAACCCCAACGTCTTCATCTTCGGCAAACCGGGCCGTGGCAAGTCTGCGCTGGTGAAGGCGTTCATGCTCCGCATGATTCGTTTCGGATACAGGTCGCTTGTCCTCGGGGACGTCAAGGACGAGTACGAAGACATCTCTCGTGCCCTCCGCGTCGAGCCCTACCGCATCGGCCCCGGCCTGCCGGGACGGATCAATCCGCTCGATGCCGGGCCGCTCGCGATGGACTGGGAGCGGCAGGATCGCACCGAGACCGCTCGCCGGGCCGCAGTCATCTTCAACCGCTGGCTTGCGCTCATCCGAGGGCTCGTCGGTTCCCAGCAGGTCCCCTTCACCCCGACCGAGGCGCGGGTGATCAATCACGTTCTGCGTGACCTCATCGGCTGGACGAACGGGCAGACAAGGCTGACGCCGGTCACCATCCCGATGGTTTGGAAGTCCCTCGACGATCCGAGTGAGGACCTGGTCGCCGCCTGTCGCTACGAGTCTCAGCAGGACTTCTACGACAGCACCCGGCCGCTCCGCGACGCCCTCGGGTCGCTATGCGAAGGCGAACTTGAGGGGCTGTTCGACGCGCCCTCGACCTTCGAGCCGAACTGGCGCGCACCGATTCAGACGCTCTCCCTCAATGCCCTTCACTCGGCCGGAAACGAGGCTGCGGTCGGCATAGCGCTGATGTGTCTCAACTCGTGGGGCCAAGGCATCCGGGAGATGGCCGAGGTCGGTGACCGGCGCATCGTGCTCCGCGACGAAGCCTGGATGCAGACCCGCCTCGGAGTGGAAGCCGTCAAGACCCTCGACTCCAACCTCCGTCTGTCGCGCAACGACGGCGACATCCAGCTGGTGACTTACCACAAGCCGTCCGACCCGCTCTCGGCCGGCGACCAGGGAAGCCAAGCGGCGCAGATCGCCAAGGACCTCCTCCACCTCGCCGACGTACGCATCCTCATGGGCCAGGACGAAGAAGTCGGCACCGAGCTCGGTCATCTGCTGGGACTTACCCGGATGCAGCAGGACCTCGTCACCGGCTGGGCGATGCAGGACAAGGGACGAGCGCTGTGGATGGTCGGCGACCAGCGATTCAAGGTTCAGACCGTCCTGACGCCTGTCGAGCGTCGGCTCACGTATACAAACGACGCGGTCGCGTGAGGCATGGCCGGCAAGACGACGTACGCCGTCGGACTGCTCGCACTTCCGATCGCGTTCCCGATCCTCTTCATCGTCATGATCGGTGGCCAGGCTTTGTCGTCACCGGCGGCGGCTTGCGGCGAGGAGGGGGTCTCCGTCGGGCCGAGCAGCGATCCGGACCTGGACGCCGAGCAGATGCGGGTCGCGCAGCAGATCGTCGCCGCCGTCCGAGCCTTCCCAGCCACCGCGGACAAGCCGCACGCTGCGGTTATCGCGCTCGCGACAGCCCGCCAGGAGTCCGGCATCCGCAACCTCGACTACGGCGACCGCGACTCCCTCGGCGCTTTCCAGCAGCGTCCGTCACAGGGCTGGGGGACGCCGGAGCAGGTCATGAATGTCCCGCACGCCACCACGACCTTCCTCCGGCACCTCATCCTGACTCCAGAGTGGGAAACCCGCCGGGTCACCGATGTCGCCGCCGACGTCCAGCGGCCGGCCGAGGAGTACCGCGGGCTCTACGAACAGTGGGTGCCGCTCGCGACCCGACTCACTGAGCAGCTCTGGTCTGGCGCAACGGCCTCACTGACGACGGCACCTGCGGTCTGCGGGTCATCGCCGCTCGTGGGCCGGGGCGGCGATGTCTACCCGGTCCCGCCGGCGTTCATCGGGACCGACAGCCACAACTGGGGCGGCACCGGTAGCCACTGGGACAGCTGGCACACGGGCACCGACTTCTCCGTGCCGTGCGGCACTCCGGTTCTCGCGGCGATGACCGGGACAGTCGAGATCGACACGAGTCAGGCATGGGCAGGTACGTGGCTGGTCAAGGTCGTCACCGGCCCGGACTCGGTGGCCACCTGGTACGCCCACATGCAGTCGCTCGACGTCCACGCCGGGCAATCAGTCCGAGCGGGTCAGCAACTCGGGCAGGCCGGCGCGCGCGGTAACGCCACAGGCTGTCACCTCCACTTCGAGGTGCATCTCCATAACGGCAGCATCTACGGACCGGACAACTTCGACCCGAGCCAGTGGCTCGCGGAACGCACGTAGCTCTCGGCCTCCACGTCGTCAGTGCGTGCAGGCAGGGCTTGCTCCGGACGGTCCAGAAATCGGGACGTCACCCTGGCTCAGGAACGACGCCGCAGAAGTGTCGGTCGTGCCCTTCATGCTTGGCTCCAGGAAGCCCGAACGCACGGACTTGGAGAAGACACTTGACTCAGGGCCGGATCAAGAAGGCCGACCTCGACTGGTGGCTGGAGTTCGCTGCCGCACGGGAGTGGACCTTCGCGAAAACCTACGCGCAGACCGCGCCGCATCACTACGTCGTGCAGGACCGCACGCCTGGCGTTACCCACGACGACATGGTCCGCGCCGCGCGGGTGATTCACACATTCGGGGAGCCGGGTAAGTACTACTCGCTGACCAAGATCTACCTGCACAGCCCGGACGGGCAACACCGCTGGTGGACTGAGGACAGCCTCTTCACCGACACCACGTTGGTGAACCGGGCGAGGACCGATTTGTTGTACGGGATCCAGAACGCGCAATCCACAGTGAGTGGCGTCGAGTCGCCTTACGACGGCATCGCTACCTATTGGGACGCCGAGCACCCAATCGCCGCGGGTGAGTCCGACCACGTCAAGCGGTTGCTCGCTGGCCGGCGCGGCAAGTACCCGCCGCACGTACTCGACATCGGCTGCGGCACGGGCCGAGTCCTCGATCTCGGCCTCGTTGCCCCCGACAGGTATGCGGGGGTCGACTCCAGTCAGGCGATGCTCAACCTCATGCTGCGTAAGCACTCCAACGTCGGCGCGGTGTATCCGGTAGACATCCGTCAGGCACTCGACGTCGGCGTATTCACCCCGCAGCAGTTCGACTGGGTATTCCTCGACGGTGCGGTCGAGCTCGACCCCGGGCAGCGCGCCCAGGCCCAGCGCATCGCTCGCCTTGCTGCCATCACCGTCGACAAGGACGAGTGGACGGTCCTCGACAGCGAGTCGACGCTCGGTCGCGCGTACAGATGAGTCTGCAGGGGCGAAAGGACTGTGCGCATCAAGCGATGGGGAGGAGTAATGGACGATGGCGGAAGTCTGCGTTTCCGTACGTTCCACTGCAGGAGCGGCGCGCCGTTTCAGGTTTGCAGTAGTCGCCGACCTGGGCTGGCCGGTTCCGCCGTCAGTACGGTTGACAGATGAACCACGCCACCCGCCACGCCGAGTTGACTCGGAAGCTCGTAATCTCTGAGGAGCTCTCCGGCGAGTTCTTTGTGCCCGCATACCAGCGCGGCTACCGCTGGGGTGAGTCCGAGGTCGTCAATCTCCTCAAGGACATCAAGACGGGCGTCGTCGACGCCACCACACCCCACAGCTACTACTTGCAGCCCATCGTGGTGATGTGGAGGGATACCGAGGGCTACTGGGAACTG
This window encodes:
- a CDS encoding class I SAM-dependent methyltransferase, producing MTQGRIKKADLDWWLEFAAAREWTFAKTYAQTAPHHYVVQDRTPGVTHDDMVRAARVIHTFGEPGKYYSLTKIYLHSPDGQHRWWTEDSLFTDTTLVNRARTDLLYGIQNAQSTVSGVESPYDGIATYWDAEHPIAAGESDHVKRLLAGRRGKYPPHVLDIGCGTGRVLDLGLVAPDRYAGVDSSQAMLNLMLRKHSNVGAVYPVDIRQALDVGVFTPQQFDWVFLDGAVELDPGQRAQAQRIARLAAITVDKDEWTVLDSESTLGRAYR
- a CDS encoding M23 family metallopeptidase translates to MAGKTTYAVGLLALPIAFPILFIVMIGGQALSSPAAACGEEGVSVGPSSDPDLDAEQMRVAQQIVAAVRAFPATADKPHAAVIALATARQESGIRNLDYGDRDSLGAFQQRPSQGWGTPEQVMNVPHATTTFLRHLILTPEWETRRVTDVAADVQRPAEEYRGLYEQWVPLATRLTEQLWSGATASLTTAPAVCGSSPLVGRGGDVYPVPPAFIGTDSHNWGGTGSHWDSWHTGTDFSVPCGTPVLAAMTGTVEIDTSQAWAGTWLVKVVTGPDSVATWYAHMQSLDVHAGQSVRAGQQLGQAGARGNATGCHLHFEVHLHNGSIYGPDNFDPSQWLAERT
- a CDS encoding ATP-binding protein, coding for MWPLIAGDGLPPTGAPMGFNVLSGGSFYCDPMGWINDDTIPVTNPNVFIFGKPGRGKSALVKAFMLRMIRFGYRSLVLGDVKDEYEDISRALRVEPYRIGPGLPGRINPLDAGPLAMDWERQDRTETARRAAVIFNRWLALIRGLVGSQQVPFTPTEARVINHVLRDLIGWTNGQTRLTPVTIPMVWKSLDDPSEDLVAACRYESQQDFYDSTRPLRDALGSLCEGELEGLFDAPSTFEPNWRAPIQTLSLNALHSAGNEAAVGIALMCLNSWGQGIREMAEVGDRRIVLRDEAWMQTRLGVEAVKTLDSNLRLSRNDGDIQLVTYHKPSDPLSAGDQGSQAAQIAKDLLHLADVRILMGQDEEVGTELGHLLGLTRMQQDLVTGWAMQDKGRALWMVGDQRFKVQTVLTPVERRLTYTNDAVA